The DNA sequence tgtgtgaatagtaggaggttgagtagattttttgcagAACTTCTGGTGGGGGAATTGACAAATGAACAGTTGTAGAACCTGTGTTGCAGTCTGAACGTGGTACGAAATTCAAGCACTCAATCTTATGCTTCTTTACTTCAGATTCAATACACTTGAAGAAAGAGAGCCACTGAATATATTACTTATGTAGTATACTGATGCTGACTTTGATTATCGTTTGAGCCTTTCTGCATGTTTGAATCAACGGCATGGGTTCTCATATGGGTTGTCTTTTCCTTCCAAATTCCCTTTCTGTAAATGACAAGAGTAGCCTGTCTTGTGGTAAACTATTTCTTGCTAAATCCCTTTCTATAACTAGCATGACCCTAAAAGGAAAGTTGCAAAAGCGTAGCTGAAGGATGGGACTGGGAGGGAATAGATTACTTTCCCCAGATCTCGTTTAGCTAGTTTTAACAGGAATTTTAGGCTGCTTGGAACAATCAATTCACAATTTCCCACATGACTTTCATGTTCCACAAATGAAACTGTTTCTCGAATGTtgtgttaaaataatttaatgggTTTTGGAGATTGAGGTCTGTAGATCAGTTGAACTTCTTCAACGAGACAAATGTTGGATGTTTTGACCCCTAACAGAGGAAtttgagaaaagaagaaaatgagtttGGACAGGTTGTGTCAGATGCTTTGGGAATTGAAAAGGCTCATGCAGTCAATTGTTAATAACATTTGATATCCTCGCCCAGGGGTGGTGATTTCTGGCTGGGGGCACATTGCAAGCACTCGTTTACAGCCATTGCTTATAAGCTGATGCTGTTTCATCCCTATGATATAAGAAAATTGAtttacatacaatattttttacaacattttacacaattatattttaaataaagaatatttttataaaatatcttataaaaataacattattttataaaaatattttcatcttataatattattgtgaatGAATTGTGAAAATGTATTGTGTATATTATTACTCATGATATAAATACTGAGAGGTCGTTTTCTTCAGTGCTTTTCATTTTGTGCCAATGTTGTTATCTTTTCGCCTGCACTGTTCAAAGATAAGatatcttctctcttctctgtgAGTCATTCTGGTGGGCTGTAGCCATGTGCAAGGCAACATGACGTACGTGGAGAGCCTGGAAATCTATTTTCCACGTAAGCATTCTGAAATTTGGAAGAGAAATCTGATGTTGGTATAGTGGGGTCGACCGTATATACATTGGGCACCGGATGTCACATTTAGAGAGAAACCCATCAGTTCTATTAATGAGTACATGGAtccacacagagagagagagagagagagagagagagagagagagagagagagagagagagagagagagagaattctcaTTTGACTtggattataaaaaattaagatacaAATATGTTTAGACCTTTGAAAGATGATAAGCCTCATCTTCCTTTGTGCAAGAAATACCCAATTATTTGGACAAAACATTTGGGTTGTCCTGACGAGAGGGCTATTCTAAATTATTCTCTACACAAACTGAATCAGTTATGACAGATTATCAGTCTCCAAACCAAAGCAAAAAAGCAGACCAAAAATCACTTTCATCAGTAGTAGGGCTGAGGCTTCAAAAATGGGAAATGCATCTCCTATGGCGAGATGCAATAGATATCTTTCTCTGCTTTGTTTCTTCTTTCCAGCTCCTGGCAATATCATTTGCCACGCTAATGGCATCCAAAGATGCACCAGAGAGACCTCTCCTTGTGAAACCAACTGCATAGAGCCCAGCTTTACCTTTCCACCCATTTGGAAATGGATCTTTTGGAAGTCCATCCTTGGAAAAGAACTCATATTCCTGTACAATGCAAATATGCTCAAACAGCATTAGACCAGTCAGCTTGCTTTCTGGAAAATGCCATCCCAATCATTCCATAAGTAAGAGAAAAGTCCGGAAATTTCAATAAACACACATGGCAAACATCAAACCATCAAACCACCTAGCTATCTGGCAGGTACAcgagaaataaaagaaagaaaagattatgggAAAATAAGTGACAGGGTCTGATTGTCTGATTTTTTCAGAAACCACTGGACAGGGTCTGCTCGATTCTGAAACCATTGGTGtccaaatcaataaaaaaataaagaaaatggggGCCGGATGGGAGAAAAGGATCTCTCTAAAGTAATTAAATggatattcttatattttaagttaaatgaAGAGAATTTTTATCTGTAGTGAAGGTAAGGAAAAAGAGAGGGTGGGCACAAAggaataaaaagttaaactctgCTCATAAATAAGACAATGAAACCACCGCAATAACAAGCCGACCCCACTTCTAAATTCTGAAGCAAAGTTGATCAAATtcagtaaaagaaaaagaaaaagaaaaagaaaaagaaaaggaaactaaTAAAAGAAtctaaaataaatcaaacttcTGCCGCtttaaaaaggataaaaatagCCCAACGTTCATAACGGTCACATGGATCTTAACAGgtgaacttaaaaaaattaaggtgtGGAACCATTTGATGAAGAAAAATTAGTTACCTTTAGCCATGAAGGAACATTGCTGCGATACCCAGTTGCCAGAATAACAGAATCAATCTCCAAATCCTCTCCATTAACAAATTCAACTTTGCCGGGAAAGAACCTTTCAATTCCAGGGACCACCTTGATCTCGTCAGATCTAATTTTCTGCAAGGCACCAATGTCCAGCACAGGGGTCTTTCCTGAAGTGTTTTTTAGCTGTAAAGGACCTATCGATGGCCTTCTCAGACCATATTTTTCCACATTCCCAAGAATGAACCACGCAAGAATCAGCAATATCTTATCCACAAGCCAAAGTGGCAGCCATTTCATTAACAAAACTGCTAATTCAAAAGTTGATTTTCCCAGAATTTGCCTTGGCAATACATGAACCTGTGGAACACATGCAATAACATTAACATTATTATAAGTTAAACATGAAAAAACTAAAAGTACTGGTCGTAGAATAGCCATCTTTATGTAATCTTGTCTTTTACTCACCGAGTTTCGAACAACCATTGCTGGTTCTGCATTGTGATTGCAAAGATCGAGGGAGACTTCCATGCCTGAATTCCCACAACCAACAACAAGTACACGTTTCCCACTATAGCTGTCGCCGGATTTGTAGTCACAAGCATGCATGACATGGCCACCAAACTCTTCCAAGCCCCCAAACTCCGGCACCACTTTCTCTGCATTCTCACCAGTGGCAACCACGAGCCACCGGCAAAAGTACTCAACTTGATCAAAAGGGTTTGAACTGGTTTTTCTAATTGTTTGGACTCTCCACAAACCAAAAGTATCATCATATTTAGCAGACTGCACCGTTTCATTGAAATGTGGGCTTATATCGAAGTGTTCCGCATATGATTCTAGGTAATCGACAAACTGATATTTGGTAGGATATTCCGGGTAGTACTCTGGGAATGGGAAGTTGGGTAGTTGACAGAATTGTTTGGGGAGGTGAAGCTTGAGGCGATCATACGTGTGGTTTTGCCATAGAGAGGCAATGCAGTTTGCCCGTTCAAGGATAATGAAAGGCACTCCTTGTTCTTTAAGGCCAGCACCAACGGCTAAACCCGATGGACCAGCCCCAGCTATGACCGGTCCGTTCACCCATATGCATCGGGGAGCAAAAAGGCCCTCATGCTCAAAAGCTGGAACCATTGGTGGTATACTCAGACAACTGTTTGGCATCATGGTTGAGAACGTGTATGTATGCGGATTTTGGGATGTATATTGGTGAGAGATTCTACGAGAGATAATCGAGATAATTAAGTTTAATGGCAGTACTCgaatgaatataagatgaaaattgaagGTTGTTTACCAAATGAacgaactagctagctagctatagctaGTTTGATCTAATTATGTGAAAAGATGGATGGGACAAAGAGGAGTGGAGAAGGGGAACAAAATGTAATTTGTTTGAAGTGATGTGTATGTATGTGGAGGGGGGAAGAGGGATGGAGAGGCTTAAATAGGGGAGGGCCGGCATAGCCATGAGAGCTGCATGtgattgggatttgaaaatgattTGAGGGTCATTCTCAAATGATATTAATTAGCTAGCTTTTGGCCGCCTTccctttttcttaatttactgTAAAAgagttatataaaaataatcttaaaaattgATATGGTGTAAGTGGTTTAAcggattgtaaaattatttttattataaatatatataacaaatcatataaaattatatcaatttataatctTACTTTCATATAATTCTCTTGTGATTATACCACTTCTCAAAATATTACTACATGTATAACCCACAAAACTGATACGAAATCAAtgtgtatgttttgttttttttttctccaattatttctttttggggTCTAAATTCTCGAGTCACTTGTTATCTCTGCatgcctttatatatatatacgagagTCTTCTTTGGTCAAcctttcctattttttttttcttctctaccGACTTAGCCTAGTTTGACCACCAAACCTACTATCCATACACCTTTGATCTTATTTGGTCGAATGGCTAGCTTCCAGTAGGCAGGCACATGGCTGAGCAACCTCTTTTCAAGGGTTGGTTCCTAGCTAGCTAAGATAAAACCCCCTACAAACCTAGCACTGCTGGAAACCCCAGCCaaccattttgttttgtttgatccCAGGTCGAATACATTGTAACGGTACAGTTTGACTACATCGCACAAACCTACCTTCACTGCATGCATGTTTTCGCGGATCTGATAtctcataattaatataatattgtaatgataaagtttggatattaattagaatatctcgtaatatttgttaatattattaaattaaaatgttttattggattttaaaaaataagataaaaagttaaaaaaaatatattataaaataaaaaaagtgattgaatataattttttaatataattttattttgaaatttgaaaaaaaaaattattgttttttgtgttttagttataagtttgaaaattttgtattggattttatgtttagataatgattaaattaaaaaaattaaaatcttaaattaattgagaagTATTTTCATCATGCACGTTTGATTGATGTTTGgaaggaaatatttgaaaattaatatgtTAGAATACTTATAATATCTTgttacaaaatgtcaaaaacaaTGGAAGAGGCGCTGCATGTTTACCCCGACCTTCTGGTctgttgtttttcttcttctatatatataggacatgAGTTCGTACC is a window from the Juglans regia cultivar Chandler chromosome 7, Walnut 2.0, whole genome shotgun sequence genome containing:
- the LOC108980251 gene encoding probable indole-3-pyruvate monooxygenase YUCCA7, coding for MPNSCLSIPPMVPAFEHEGLFAPRCIWVNGPVIAGAGPSGLAVGAGLKEQGVPFIILERANCIASLWQNHTYDRLKLHLPKQFCQLPNFPFPEYYPEYPTKYQFVDYLESYAEHFDISPHFNETVQSAKYDDTFGLWRVQTIRKTSSNPFDQVEYFCRWLVVATGENAEKVVPEFGGLEEFGGHVMHACDYKSGDSYSGKRVLVVGCGNSGMEVSLDLCNHNAEPAMVVRNSVHVLPRQILGKSTFELAVLLMKWLPLWLVDKILLILAWFILGNVEKYGLRRPSIGPLQLKNTSGKTPVLDIGALQKIRSDEIKVVPGIERFFPGKVEFVNGEDLEIDSVILATGYRSNVPSWLKEYEFFSKDGLPKDPFPNGWKGKAGLYAVGFTRRGLSGASLDAISVANDIARSWKEETKQRKISIASRHRRCISHF